TACGGCGTGTAGTTTTTGTTTCGAGATTCGTGATTGCTCGATTCATTCTGTCTCCTTGTGACGCTGGAGTTTGCAGCTGTTGACGCCCCAGCAGCGCCTTCTACGTCCGAGCCTGACCAGGTTCATGGCGACACAGAAACTTGGCAACGTCGCTTGTACAACTCGTATTCTTCTCTCTGCTTGACAGTCAGGCATCTACCCATTCCATAGGGACATACCTGTATTTTTCTCTAGTGCTTCGTCGGCTTCGACTGCTGCACTCTAAGTAAGGCGACAAGCGGTCCTGCAAGGATCGCCTTAAGCTCTTCAACTGTGCCCAAACAACATTGGCGATCTATCATGTCATCCTCAGACTTTCGAATAACCGCTCTGTCTCCGTCCGCCTCGCTCGGAGAGGCAGTTAAGACGCATTGGCGGGAGTACGTAATGGAGTTTTCGGGAACGGGCGCACTGATGTTCTGCATCTGTCTTTTCGGGACACTTCTCTACAGCAACGCGTCTCCCTTGACTCGCTTTGCTCTCTCGCGACCCGAAAACGCAGCAATTATGGGAATGGGTGTTGCCGGCACGACATTGCTTGTCGTTCGATCGCCATTCGGCAGACGCTCTGGTGCGCATTACAATCCTGCGATTACTCTCACGTATCTGTGGCTCGGTCGAATCCACCGCTGGGATGCTGTTTCTTACGTCGCAGCTCAGTTTTCGGGAGCTCTGTGCGGTGTTTTCATCGCCCGTCAAATACTCGGGATTTCTCTATCGTCTGACCCAGTTCACTATGTAGTTACCGTCCCAGGGAGCTACGGGAGAGAAGCCGCTTTCACCTCGGAGTTTCTGCTGTCTGCGTTGCTAATGGGTGTCGTGCTCTTTGCCACGAACCATCGGACCCTGGCACGCTTTAGTCCGCTCCTGGTCGCCGCGGTCACTGTCTTTTATTTTGCGATATGCTCTTCCATCTCGGGCTTCAGTGTAAATCCTGCCAGAACCTTCTCATCTGCGCTCTTCGCCTCGATCTGGTGGGGGATCTGGATTTACTTCATCGCTCCCTGTCTCGGTATGCTCGCGGCCGCAGGGGCGTATATCCGTGCTTTTGGTCCGAGCCGGGTGTACTGCGCAAAGGTTTTCCACGATCTGCACTCAACCTGCCCATTTCCATGTCGATTTGCACATCTCGAGCATGAGCGGTAGCGCTCATGCTCTGATGTCGGCTCACGTGCTGACACACGGAGATGACATGGCACCGGGCTTCAATCAGACTGCTAATGCCTTAAGATATGTGAGAGCTGCTCTACGGCAACGGAAGAATTAAGCCAGACGCTCTCAGCGCCGCCAGAATTGATTGGTGCTTTTATTCTGAGGTGTGAAGATCGTCTTGCCGGGAACAATCAAGCTGATGTCTGTCCCGGCTTTGGGAGTGCTCGCGATCTGAAGCTTCGCTCCGAGGCGGGATGCTCGTTCACGGATGCCCTTCAGTCCGAAATGCCCAGCCTTCCCTTTTTGCAGGACGGTTTCGGGAATTCCCCGTCCGTCGTCGCAAATGTGCAGCGTCAGATCTTGCCTGCTCACGAGTTCAACGGTGATGCGCTTGGCACCAGAGTGATTGCATGCATTACGAATAGCCTCGAATGCAATCAGGTAGACCTCGTCTCTTGCTACTGGATTCATCTCGCGCTCGACAGCGTCTAATGAGAGCAAGAATTCGATATCATGGCTTGCGCGGAACTCTTCGACAACGCATCTGAGGGATGCTGTGAGATCGCTGAATTCTGTCGCGCGAAGAGATTCCAATGCGGTCCTCCCCTCCAGTGTCGCACGGCCAAGCCATTCAGAGACAAGATTGAGCGCGTTCCAAGTTCTATTGTGATCCGGTAAGCTGTCCCGCGCCCCGTCCACAACCAGTTTGCTTCCCTGAATTGTCTGTAGCAAGGTGTCATGCAGGTCGCGGGCGATGCGTGTCCGCTCTTCGAGGCGGTCGTTGAAGCGTATGCGCACGGCAGCCGCGTATTGGCGAACCCTTAAGAGATAAAGCGTATAGCCAAGTGAAACAGCAAGCAGAACGATGAGTGCGGGGAACCATAAGGTTTGGTACCACGTCGGTATGATAACGAAGCGAAGCACATCTCCCTGGTCGTTCCAGACTCCAGCGTTGTTGCTGGCGCGGACGATGAATGTGTAAGTTCCCGGACTGAGATTGGTATAGAAAGCGGAACGCCTTGGACCGACGTCCCTCCAATCTGGATCGTGACCCTCAAGCTTGATGCGAAATTGGACGCGCTGAGGCGAAACAAAGCTAAGGGCTGTGTAGTCGATCTGGATGTCACGGGTGTGGGGAGGCAGGCGTAGCTGGCCGCCCACGGAATACAGCGTATCGTGTGCGATAACCTGCTCAATGTGGACGGGCGGCATGTGCTGATTCAAATTGAGGTGATCGGGGTCGACCATCTGCACCACGCTGTCGTTGCTGAACCAGAGGCGCCCATCAGGGGAGCGCGACGCGCGCGGCGCAAACGTCGAACCTGCCGGCTGTGCACCACTGAAGACATCGAGGGTAAGCGTCTCGATTGCGGTCTCGGGATGAGCCCACCACCGCTCCAATTCAGCATTTTCTATCCGTACGAGCCCACAGTGACTGTACAGCCAAAGCGATCGATGAGCGTCTCTAACCATGGCGTAGATCGCACTGCATGGCAAGCCATTGCGTTCCGTGAGAAAGCGGAGAGTTCCTTGTCTCCAAGCAGCTAAGCCGGCGGGGGTAGCCAGCCAGAGGGAGTCAGGGCCGTCCTCAGAGATATCCGTTACGTGGCCGATGCTCGCGGTCTGCTTCTGAATGACGGCGTCGATTTGGCCGTCGCGATACCGGGTGAAGCCACTAGGAAGAAGCAGCCAAAGTCCTCCACCGGCGGCGGCGGATAGGTGATAGGAGTTTAGCGTTTGTGCAGCGTCCAACTCCTGAAATGCTCTCCCGTTGCGAAAGCCGACGATCCTGTACAGGTGAGCGGTTCGCACGGGACTGGCCCAGACGGTGTGATCCTCGGACTCGGTGAGAAACTGCACGACGCCAGTGGGCTTGCCTTCAAGATCGAGCACGGGAGTGAAGTGAGAGTTGCTATAGATAAAGAGAGAGTTGTCGACCCCTACCCAGAGATTGCCAAGATGATCCTGCAACATGGAGGTGACTTGCTGTCCGGGCAGGCCGTGGTGAGGAAGGATCGACGACACATGGCCGTCGCGCATGAAATCCAATGAGCCGACAGTCCCGACCCAGACCGTTCCATCCCTCGCGGCCAGGACAGAGCTTGCCTGATCGGAAGAAAGACCCTCGCGTTTGGAGAAGGTGGCGACCGGCAGATCGCGGAAACAATCGATTCCGGATGTTGTGGCAACCCAGATGTCGCCTTCGCGATCTTCGAAAAACCCATTGATCCCATCTCCGGTGAGACCAGCCGAACTGTCGTAGTGATCGATTTGATCGCCGTGTATACGATAGATCCCCTCATCCAAGGTGCCAACCCACAGATCTCCTGCGCGATCGGTGAAGAGTTCGGCCACTTTAAGTTTTGAGCTGTCGAAGCCGGGAAGTACAGGGTCCTTCAGCCGTCCATTGACAAGGTGCTGCAGTCCAAGACCCGGACCGGACCGATTCATGCCCACCCATGTCAAGCCATTGGCTGCGATCGCAATGGCCTCAACTCCGGAGAGTCCTTTGGCGGCCGCAAGCGCATTGACTCTGAAGGTGGTCGACGCCTCCGGCCGCCATCGGGCAAACGCGTCTGTAAGACCAAGCCAGAGATTACCCGCGGTGTCTTGCGCTAGGGGCCCTGCGTTGGGGGAAGCCAGGCCGTCTGCAACTCCATGGCAGTGGAGAGCAGAGCCAACCGCCTCGCACAAGGGGCCGAGATTGTCTTGAGTTCTGCTTCGGGTGAACCAGGCATTTCCGTCATCGTCAGTGACGACACTATTGATGCGAGCAATGGGACCGAAGTTGACAACCTCGCGGCCCGTCCAATGCGCCAGCCCCCGGCCGGTTCCAATCCAGAGCCCACCGTCTTTGTCAGGAGCTAATGAGAGGATGTTTTCCGAAGGCAGCTTTTGACCCGAGGGAGGAGTCCACTGAACAAAGCGGACGCCGTCGAAGCGGAATAATGCCCCTTGAGTACCAATCCAAAGGTAGCCGTCGCTGGTTTGTGTGAATCCCGAAGGTGTTCCAGAGAGAAAGCCATCTTGAAGCCGCCACGCGGTATGAGCGTACTGCGAGATATGGCGGGTGGGGTCAAGAGGCCACGCGGAAGAAGGAATGAGCCAAGCCTGTGCGCATGCAATCAAGAGCGCGCCTACGAGTTTCATTCTCTTCCCTCCTGAACGGCTGCTTCCTTGCGCGGGGCACGCCGAAGCGGATTTGCCGCGCCGAATGCGTTAGATCAGGCCGGATCACAATATCAGGAAGGTCCGGCTGGATCTAACTCAATTCAGGCGCATGTCGTCACGAATTGGGTAACCCTAATATCAGATTCGCACAGGGCGCGGGTTTGAATCGTCGAACTCTCTCTTAGACGATTCGCCAGAATGGCTGCGTTTACCTTCATCTGGATTCTCATCATAACTCGCCGACAGAGTCTCAATAGCCTTCCTGGCTGCCCGAGCGACCGAGAATCTCTACTTGCGAGTTGCCTACCAATAAAGGAGCGCGAGGCGACAAAGGCCTTTACAGCGCATATGTTTCCCGCCGCAGGTTGCCGATCCTGTCCACAACCGCGCGGCTGGCAGAGAAAGTTTATGAGTAGAGTGCGACTTCGATTTGACAATGACAGACATTGAGATCAGTGATGCACCGACAGAACCATACCAAGAAGAGACATGCCGTTCCAAGCAATCTGCACGCCGATACACATCAGGACGAAGGCCATGACGCGCAAAATACCATGCACAGTGGCCGGTGAGACCGCCTTGATCAGCTTCGGCGCATAGCCATAGCACAAGTAAACCGATGTGCTCAAGACAGCTGCAGCTAAAGCTATTCCACCGTAGGCTTCGGTCTTTTCGATCAGCCTGCTGGCAGTCGCGTGCGCACTGAGTGTGATTGTCACAACAAGAGTTCCTGGGCCGGCCGTGATTGGGAAGGTGAATGGATAGAAAATCTTATCGTTCAGGTCTTCATTTTCAGTAGGTGCACTCCCCTCAATTTCTTGATGTTTGGCACGGTTTGCAGCGTTCGCATCTTTTTCGAACAGAAGCGCCCACGCAGTTGCCGCGATGACAATACCCCCAGTTACCTGAACAATTGGAAGAGATATGCCAAAGAAGGCGAGGAGCAAAGAACCTAGAAACTCGATGACGATAAGAAATCCAAATGTCGAGAACGCGATCTTCCGCGCCAATTGACGATAGACCTCCGCAGGTTCGTTCCTCACTAACCCAAGGAAGACCAGCGCAGATCCAATTGGATTAATGAGCGGGAGAAGCGCAGTCAGCGCGAGAATAAAAGACTTTGAGAACAGCACGTTGCACCCTCTGGAACACCTGTAAGATCGCTTCGCATCGCAAACGAACCACTGCGACGGCAGTCCTCACCTGACCGCGACTAAATTCTCGAGGCCCTTTCACTGATCCCTTCGTTAGGACGTATGCATTGGAGTGACAATAACGTTCCGACGAAACCACTCAAGGGATCCGAGTCAATTTGACCTAACTGTGATCATCGTTGAGGAGAGCGCTGCAACGACAGCCCATAGACTGCAGCCCCTGCACTGTACTTTTCTCCAGGGTCGCAGGGTGCTCACCTAAAGAAATCTCTAGTTCATAGCCTGAAGAGATTGCCTGCGCACCATCCTTAAAACGGGTATCAGATAGCTATGAGTGCGGAAAATGTCGCTAAGGCCAAATGATTGGGCTTTGCGGGCCAACCGTTCTTATTGATTGAGAGGCATTCCCTTGCAAAGTACACCGATCGCTGATTACGCCCTCTTGTCCGATTGCTGTTCCTCTGCTCTGGTGAACTCGCACGGTTCAATCGACTGGTTATGTATGCCAGACTTCGATTCTCAGTCTGTCTTCGGCCGGCTCCTCGATACGGACTGCGGACATTGGTCTATCTGTCCAAGGGATATTGTGCAGATAAGTCGAAAGTATGTGAAAGAAGCGATGGTTTTAGAGACAACATTCGTCGCGAAATCAGGGACCGCGGTTGTTACGGATGCCATGGCTCTTGGAAAGGGCGAGCGAGGACACGATCTTGGCCGTCGATCCCCACATGCTCTGTTGCGTTCAGTTGCTTGCACGAACGGCAACGTACATGTCGACTTTGAATACTCCCCACGCCCAGAGTACGGGCTTGTACTTCCGCTTCTAAAGCGCGTCAGCGGAGGACTGGAAAGCCGTGGAGGAGCGAGCATGTTTCTTCTCTCCACGCCAATCGATTTAGAAATTGTGGAGAGTGCTGCGCGCAACGAGTTCAAGCTCACATCAGGTCAAGCTCTTCACTTTTCCTTACAACATCGTTCGGTTCTCGACGAACGTCCGCCTTCGTGGAGCCAGACGGAGATTGCTGATCACTCGGCCGATACAGTGGAGGGCTGGCAGACGTGGTCTCAGCTGCATCAAAACTATCAGGGGCCCTGGAAGGAACTTGTCGCTCATAGCGGTCGTGTGCTCCAGGCTCTTACGTACTTTCCAACAGGAGCCATTGTGGCGGCGCCTACGACCTCTTTGCCGGAATCGGTTGGTGGGGACCGGAACTGGGACTATCGCTTCACCTGGGTTCGAGATGCCAGCTTTACGCTGGAGGCTCTGTGGGTTGCGGCCTGTCCGGATGAAGCATTGAAGTTCTTCAATTTTCTTGCGGAAGCAGCCCTGACGCAGGTCCGCAGAGGAGCGGACCTGCAGATCATGTTTGGAATCCGTGGTGAGCACGACCTCACCGAACGGACGCTGCCTCAAATGCGCGGATGGCGCGATAGCAGCCCGGTCCGCATAGGCAATGGCGCATGGAACCAGCGCCAGTTGGACGTTTATGGTGAATTGATGGGTGCTGTCTTTTTGCTCAGGCAACAGCTCAACGGTCTGGACGAGCTTACCGGCGAGTTCCTGGTCAGTATCATAGACGCAGCGGCCTCGCACTGGCAGCAAAAAGACCAGGGAATCTGGGAGATCCGCGGTGAGCCGCGACACTTTCTCTATTCCAAGCTAATGTGCTGGGTTGCTCTAGATAGAGGCATCCAAATGGCCGAACTCTTGCATGCTGCAGATAGGGTATTGTCTTGGAAACAGACTCGAGAAGAGATTCGCGAAGCAATTCTTTCACAAGGTTGGAGCCAGAAGGCCGGATCTTTCTCGCAAGCATTTGGGACAGATGACCTGGATGCATCCTCTTTGATGATCCCCATTGTCGGCTTTCTGCCAGCGGACGATGCGCGAGTTCTTTCTACTATAGAGGCAACTGTCACACACCTCACGGACCAGCATGGTCTCGTTTTTCGCTACATTGCACAAGATGGCTTGGCTGGCAAGGAAGGCTCCTTTCTTCTATGCACCTTCTGGCTTGCACAGTCACAAGCGATGTCAGGGCAGTTAGATCGAGCTAAGGTGACTTTCGCCAAGGCTGTCGGATTTGCCAACGACGTCGGATTGCTCTCCGAAGAGATACTTCCAGATACAAAAGAACTCTTGGGCAACTTTCCTCAGGCATTCAGCCACATCGGATTGATAAATGCTGCGTGGGCGATTTTTCAGCGTGAGAGCGGAGCATCTGAGTACGAACCCACTATGACTACCAGTGTCTCCACGGTCTAGGTTCATGAGGCAGGACTTCTCCAACGGATGTCCGGAATCGCCATCAGCGTAGGCAAGAATATCTAGAACATGGGAACGAGCTGATTCCCACTGTCAAGCCTGCTCTGGGCTCGGATGGCAGTCGCAGAGTTTCGCGTGGCAATGATCGAAGGCGCGAAGGATATCATTTCTCCCTTTGGGGTATTCGGTCCCTGTCTAACGCGCGTCTCGGTAACTAGCATACTCAAGGATGGCCGCGTAGCGGATAGGATACGAGTGGAGACCGATCGTTAACGGTGCGCCTGCATCCTGCAAAGAACCCTAAAAGTAGAGTGTGACTCGCGCTGAGTCTGCTTCCAATACAAAGCTGACAATGAAAATATCAGACAAGTTGCGAGGCAACATGATGAAGAGCCCACGCAAAGATTCTCTCTCGATGACCATCCGTATCGGTTAATCTGAGAGAGGGCGCTTTGTCATTCGTCCAATCAGCTTCAGAAGGCGCATTACAAGACTTGCGGGAGCTTTCTTGTATATCGCGCTTCCGGGGATGCGCAAAACGACCTCCGCCCCCTCTGGTGAACTGGAAACCTCGAGTTTGGCACCGATATGGGCGGACCTTTCGCGCATGCCGGTCAAACCGTAGTGGCCAGCCTTTCCGCTTTTCAAGATGCTCGAATCAATTCCTCTTCCATCATCGCGAATGCGAAGCAGAAGGTTGTTGTCGTAGGCTAGTTCGATGTCGATTCGATGGCCATTCGAATGAAGGCAAGCATTGCGAATCGCTTCATCGCCTATCCGATAGACCTCATCCCGTGCAATCGGATGCATTTCTCTGCATTTGCCTGTTACTGATATATTCACGGAGATGGCGCGATTGATTGCACAGTTCTCAAAAGAAGCACGGAGGGCTGCTGCGAGGTCATTTCCTTCGGTCGTTGAGTTGCGCAGCGAGTCTAGCGCTGCCCGTCCCTCCCTTGAAGCACGCTCTGACCATTCGGAGATACGTTGTGCAAACTTTTTAGCAGTTGGTTCGTGGATGGTATCGTTCGCCTGATCTGCAACCATCTTCATCCCTTGGATAGTTTGCAGCAGCGTATCGTGCAGATCGCGCGCGAGACGTGTGCGTTCCTCCAACCGTTCATCGAACCGTGCCTTCATCGCGGCTCGATACTGCCGTATCCTCATGAGGTAGATTGAGTATACCGTCGCCAACAACAAGAGAGTGCACAGTAGTCGAAACAAGACTGTCTAGTACCAGGCAGGAGGTACTGTGAAACGGAATAGAACTCCGACAGAATTCCACACTCCATCGTTGTTGCAGGCGATTACCTGAAACGTGTAGTGGCCTGGGCGAAGGTCGTTGTAAAAGGCCTGACGGCGCATTCCAGCATCGATCCAGTTTCTGTCATGTCCGACCAGCCGGTAGCGGAATTTAACCTTCTCCGGCAAAACGTAGCTCAATCCCGCATAGTCAATTTCAGTGTCTCGCGGCGAGATCGGAAATTGGAGTCTGGTGCTCAGCGGCAGATCCTCGCGATCGACGATGATGCGCTCGATATGAACGGGTGGAGCATCGAGTTGTATGGAATATTGTGAGGATCGACCACTTGGACGATGCTGCCGTTAGTCGACCAGAGGCGCCCGTCTGGAGCGATCGTCACGGCCGTGCTACCGCCTCCGAGCCCCGGCCTGACACCGTCGCGGAGGTCAAAGACAACCGTTCGCATAAGGTGACTAGAACTGCGCCACCACTGTGCAAGCTCCTTGTCACTAACCCTTACGATGCCACACTCCATATAGAACCAGTGTGAACCTACGCGATCATCAACGATTGAAAATCCAGTATCACAGGGCATTCCGTCTTTCGTTGTTAAGCTTCGCGCTTCTCCATTCTGATATCGGTAGAGCGTATGTTCAACGCTCGAGATCCAAAGAGTGCCATCTGAGTCTGATCTCAAGCCGTAGACACTTCCGTTATAACCTTTGACGGGCTCGAATTGTCCATTGTGGAACCAGAACAAACCGTGAACATAACCACCGGCCCACAAACCACCTTCTGGATTGGGCGCTAAAAACAATGTTTGATTTCCGGGTGTCGGAAACCTAGCGACAACGCGAGCATCGTCTAGGCGATACAGTGCCTTCTCGCGCGATTGTTGATCGATATCCGATACCCATAACTGGTGTTGAGTATCCTGCGCCATTGCTGCAGCGTAGTGAATCTTCATGCCCTCCGGGCCGGACACCTCGATAACGTTTCCGGCTCGGTACGACAGTAGTTTCTCCCCGGCTGTGGCCCACATTCTTCTGTGTGAATCGTTGTAGAGCAAGTCGGTGTAAGAATCCGAAGACTTCAGATGTGAGAAATCCTGACCCTGATAAACGTCGATGCCATGATCCATCCCAACCCAAACATGTCCGTCTGCGGCGGCCGCAATACTGGAAGCATCTTCACCCGATAGCCCTTGGTTTTCAGTAAAGGAGATAACCGGGAGGTCGCGGAATTCGCCAATGCCGCCGCTTGTCGTCACCCAAAGATTGCCTTCCCTATCTTCAAAGATGCTATGAAAGGAGTTGCCGCAAAGGCCGTTCGTAGTGTCGTAGTGATCGAGTTTTCCGTCGCTGAGCTTGTAAAGACCGTTGGATTGACTCCCAATCCACAACGAATGGTCATGATCGAAGAAGAGACAGCTTACAGAAAGTGTTCTACCGTCAACTTCCGGGGTGACATAACTCTTCCATTGTCCATTGGAGAATTGCAGCAGCCCCCCTGACGGACCGTTATCACGCCGCCCCCCCCATATCGTCCCGTCTTGATCCGCAACGAGCGCCAGCACATAGCTGAATGACTTGGAATGACCCACATTTAGAGGGTATGTCTGAGGCTTCTCCCCTGCTTGCCAGTGGCAGATGCTGTCTTCGCTGCCGACCCAAATCGACCCTGGCTTTTCAGACGCGATAGAGAATCCGCGTGTACACCCAAATCCGTCTCGCTTGCTGATGCAGGAGATATGCAGATCACCTATTTTGCAGAACATCCTCGGCTGTCCGCCGGCCTCCCAGTCGCCTTGTCCCATCCAGATTTCATTGTCCGAGTCTTCGAGGAATGGCCTAGGTAGCCTCTGCTTCTCTGGATAGTCATAAATATGACCGTTGGTCACCCGCGCCAGCCCCAACTCTGTTCCCACGTACAAACTGCCATCGCGCGCGCCAAACAATTGTGAAACATCCTGACCGGGAAGCCGCTCGCCGACCGGAGGAGTCCAATGGGTGAAGCGAATACCATCGAATCGAAACAGGCCATTTGCTGTCCCAACCCAGACATAGCCGTCTGTTGTCTGGGCAATCGCCTTTGGTGAGCTATCGAGTCCACTCTCGCCAATGCGCCAAATCTTGTGTCCATACTGCGCAATCCGGGTCGACGGGTTCAGCGCCTGCGCCGGACGACCACAGGCCAGAAGGAGGCACAGGGCTACGAGCATAGCTCCCAGCCGTGACGGAGGACACGAAAGTGTCACATCACTCGATGTGTTCGCTCCGCTTGTAATCCGCACAGCTGACCACAGACGCAGGTTCTCCACTGATCCCAATCCTAAGCATTCTGGGGGCAGGTCAACCTGTAGAAAACTCCAGCTGTCGACGATTTAACGAGACGCTTCGTCGACTAGCAAAATCTTTGGCAAGCTTGCAAAGACAGGAGCTTTCTGCCTTTCGTCACTCAGAGAACACTTGCAATTTTGTTGATTGAGTTCGCGGTCTACTCGCCGTGTAGGACAGACCTGCAGAAATATATAGCTCCAGTCCTGTTGCTTCTGATCTCCCGGAGGCGCACGAAATCCTTGAGATTAAGGTTCAACGCGGTAGCAACGCTTTGCGCCAGCCCTCTGGACTGGACGCCTTTTTGACTGAGGTACGCCCACCATGGAAACGCTTCGCCAAGCAGTCGCTTCGCACGAAAGTCCGAAGTCACCGTTTCTCGTTAGACCTGCAGACGATTCATCGGCAACCCGCGATGAGAAAGGGCTGATCGGCTCCATCCTCGCCGGAAATACGAGTCTTTACCATGATCTCGTCCGGCCCTACGAGACGCTTGTCTACCGCATGGCATTCGTGATGCTCCGGAACGAAGCCGATGCCGAAGACGCCGCTCAGGAGACCTTTCTACGGGCGTATCGCAAGCTGGCAAGCTTTCGGTCTGAATCTAAATTCAGCACCTGGCTCACCAGCATTGTCCTGAACGAGGCTCGCGCCCGCTTACGTCGTCGAAAAGGGGGACTTGCCGTTTCTTTGGACTCTCTTTCGAATCAGGCATCGCTGTCACCTGCTCGATACGTCTGCGACAAACAGGAGAGTGTTCTACTGAGCCTGGAACGGGCTGAGTTGCGATCTCAGTTGCAACGAGCAGTTGCGGACCTTCCAGCGATCTACCGAGATGTGTTGCAGATGCGCCTTCTCGATGAATGCAGTGTCCGCTGTACGGCGCAGGCGCTTAAGTCAACGGAAGGGGTGATCAAAGCTCGCCTTCACCGCGCTCGCCGGATGCTTCAGAGACGGTTCGATGCAAATCGGACTCGGGAGAAGACCTTCCATGCCATCGGAGATTGTTGAACGTGCGTTGCCTGCCAGGAACTTCCGCCGCTTTGCAATTGGGAAGGAAACTGGAAAACTTAGCTTCAAACAGTCTGCTCACAGACCCAAGACAAACTCGTGTGTACGATGATTCAATCACGCTCGCTGATGCGTGACTTGCGTTGGGTGCACGAAATTCTACGTGGGAAAAAGACTGGTAGATACCTATGTTTTTCTATGGGCGTGAAA
The nucleotide sequence above comes from Tunturibacter empetritectus. Encoded proteins:
- a CDS encoding sigma-70 family RNA polymerase sigma factor, with product METLRQAVASHESPKSPFLVRPADDSSATRDEKGLIGSILAGNTSLYHDLVRPYETLVYRMAFVMLRNEADAEDAAQETFLRAYRKLASFRSESKFSTWLTSIVLNEARARLRRRKGGLAVSLDSLSNQASLSPARYVCDKQESVLLSLERAELRSQLQRAVADLPAIYRDVLQMRLLDECSVRCTAQALKSTEGVIKARLHRARRMLQRRFDANRTREKTFHAIGDC